Proteins encoded by one window of Anguilla rostrata isolate EN2019 chromosome 9, ASM1855537v3, whole genome shotgun sequence:
- the sms gene encoding spermine synthase, translating into MRAPPTPVSARRPHSQCISAVCSGLSPVVYTRHGRRLLLIMAVRHYTLDFSLSAPADSSTTVRGLQSIFQEQEMTETIHNTEGHGYLATFIGKNGRFVVLRIHKHGLVTIDLQCYEADNLMQVDHLLNALEKKLKTLLHKNIRRIKRLPALQRGAKVDRYWPTADGRLVEYDIDEVVYEEDSVYQNIKILHSAQFGNILILNGDVNLAESDLPYTHAIMGSGKEQYTGKEVLILGGGDGGILCEAVKLKPKMITMVEIDQLVIDGCRKHMRKTCGNVLDNLKGDCYEVLVEDCVPVLKKFVEEGKNFDYVINDLTAVPISTAPEEDSTWEFLRLILDLSIKVLRPSGKYFTQGNCANLTEALSQYEELLEKLSCPVDFSKEVVCVPSYMELWVFYTIWKK; encoded by the exons atgagagcccctcccacccctgtcTCTGCCAGACGACCGCACTCCCAGTGTATTTCCGCAGTCTGTAGCGGCTTATCACCGGTAGTGTACACCAGGCATGGCAGACGGCTGCTACTCATCATGGCCGTACGACACTATACTCTCGACTTCAGCCTCTCTGCGCCAG CTGACTCTTCCACGACTGTGCGTGGATTGCAGTCAATTTTTCAGGAACAAGAAATGACAGAAACCATTCACAACACAGAAGGCCATGGCTACTTGGCAACCTTCATTGGCAAGAATGGCAG GTTTGTTGTTCTACGGATCCACAAGCATGGGCTGGTGACAATTGACCTGCAGTGCTATGAAGCAGACAACCTCATGCAAGTAGACCAT ctGTTGAATGCACTGGAAAAGAAGCTGAAAACACTTCTACACAAGAATATCAGGAGGATTAAAAG GCTCCCGGCACTGCAGCGGGGGGCCAAGGTGGACAGGTACTGGCCCACAGCCGATGGCAGACTGGTGGAGTATGATATCGACGAGGTTGTGTATGAGGAGGACTCAGTCTATCAGAACATTAAGATCCTGCATTCGGCGCAGTTTGGGAACATCCTCATCCTCAATGGAGACGTTA ACCTAGCAGAGAGTGACCTGCCCTACACGCACGCCATCATGGGCAGTGGGAAGGAGCAGTACACAGGGAAGGAGGTGCTAATTCTAGGGGGAGGTGATGGGGGCATTCTCTGTGAGGCCGTCAAGCTTAAGCCAAAGATGATCACCATGGTGGAGAT TGACCAGCTGGTGATTGATGGGTGTCGAAAGCACATGAGGAAGACTTGCGGAAACGTCTTGGACAATCTGAAAGGAGACTGCTATGAG GTGTTAGTAGAGGACTGCGTCCCTGTGCTGAAGAAGTTCGTTGAAGAGGGGAAGAATTTCGATTACGTCATCAATGACCTTACTGCAGTCCCCATCTCCACAGCACCAGAGGAAG ATTCCACCTGGGAATTCCTGCGTCTGATTCtggacctgtcaatcaaagttTTACGACCCAGTGGGAAATACTTTACACAG GGAAACTGCGCGAACCTGACTGAGGCATTAAGTCAGTatgaggagctgctggagaaacTCAGCTGTCCTGTAGATTTCTCCAAAGAGGTTGTATGTGTTCCATCGTACATGGAGTT GTGGGTTTTCTATACAATCTGGAAGAAGTAA